Genomic DNA from Niabella ginsenosidivorans:
AGCACAACAATATTACAAAAGCCACCTATTATAACGGGCTGGAAGAGCACTGGAGCTATGACGGGCTGGGATATATAACCCGCTATACGGATGTAAGAGGGAATAGTACAGAATGCAAAAACGATGATGCGGGTAACGTCATTTATTTAAAAGAAGCAGATGGCAACGAGCACCATTTTAAATATGATACCAGTTACAACCTTGTGGATGCAAAAGACCGGTTCCATCATGTGCAGTTTGAATACGGGCCGCTGGGTGTGCTGAGAAAAAGGATACAGAACAACCGGACCGTACAATTCAATTATGATACCGAGCTGCAGCTAAGAAGCATTGCCAATGAAGGCGGTGAGCTTTATAAGTTCGGGCTGGATGGCATGGGAAATGTGGTTAATGAATGGGGCTTTGACGGCCTGCACCGCCGTTATCTGAGGGATGGCAATGGTCGTGTAACAAAAGTATTACGACCCGGTGAACGGTGGACGCAGTACAGTTATGACGGAGTGGGAAATATTGTACAGGAAGAGCACAGCGATGGATCAATGGCTGCCTATAAATACAATGCCGACAGCTTATTGATTGAAGCCTTCAATAACGACAGCCATATACGGCTGACCAGGGAGCGCAACGGGCGCATTGTTAAAGAAACACAGGGAGCTTACGCGGTTACCCGGAAGTATGATGTTGACGGCAATTGTTTGCATATCGGGAGTAACCTGGGAGCAGACATACAGATGCAGTACGACCGGCAGAACGGTTTAACAGGCATAACAGCCATTACGGCACCTGATCAGGGAACACCCGGGGAAGCCAGCTGGGCCGCAGCCATCCACCGCGATGCCACCGGCCTGGAGCTACACCGCCAGCTGTCCGGGAATGTGGGAGTGAAAACAGAGCGTGACCGGCTGGGCCGCGTTACCCGCCGCAGCATTGGTGCGCATAATGCAGAGCAAAGCCGTACCCGGTATGACTGGGGCATGGGCAACAAGCTGAACCGCATTGTAAACGAGCTGGACAAAACCAGTACGCTGTTTGAATATGATGCTTTTGATAACCTCATCAGCGGTACTTATGAAAATAAGAATGGCGTTACTGAAACCATTTACCGCGTACCGGACAAGATTGGTAATCTTTTTAAGACCCGTGACCGGAGCGACCGGAAATATAGCAAAGGCGGGCGTTTGCAGGAGGATGACAAATATGTTTACCATTATGATGGCGAAGGCAATATCATTTTCAAGGAATTTAAATCCAACCCTAACACTGCCGCCATTGTACATACTGAATATGCCAGAAAACATAGCCTTGACTTCAAACGCTCCGGCACCGGCTGGATCTATGAATGGGCAGGAAATGGACTGTTGAGAAAAGTGATCAACCCGGGAGGAAAAGAGATCGAATTCTTTTATGATCCCCTGGGAAGAAGAATTGCCAAAATTGCTTATGACAAAAACGCGCGGTTTTATGAAGAAAATACCGGCGTTGTTACAAGATGGGTGTGGGATGGCAATGTGCCGCTGCATGAATGGAAATATGAAGGAACTTATCCGCCCAAAAAATCAGTAGATGAAGAAGGCATCAAAGAAGAACAAGAACCGGTTGAAAATACGATAACCTGGCTGTACGAAGCCAATAGTTTTGTACCTTGCGCCAAGCTCATTGATAATGAACAGTACAGTATTGTTACTGATTATTTAGGTACCCCAACCCATGCTTACAATGGTAGTGGTGAAAAAGTTTGGGAGCGGGAACTGGATATTTACGGGGCGGTAAAAAAAGAAACCGGCAAAAAAGGATTGGTACCTCAGCTATACCAGGGGCAGTATGTGGATGAAGATACAGGATTGGCGTATAACCGGTTCCGGTATTATGACAATGAAAGTGGGAATTATATCAGCCAGGACCCGATTGGATTAGGTGGAGGTAATAAGTTTTATGCTTATGTACATGATGTTAATAGTTGGACGGATAGCTTAGGACTAGATCCAATAAAAAATAAAGTGGACGGGGATGCTCGAGAAAAAATTGCCAGGGAGCAACTACAAAAAGAGCATCCGAATGCTAAAATCGTTAAGGAAAGATACTTGAGGGATGCTAATGGTAAAAGTGTAAAAGACTCCCTTACAGGTGAACGACGGAGGATCGACTTAGTTGTAATTGAAGATGGGAAAGTTACAAAAGTAGTCGAAGTCACTAGTCATACTGCAGATAAAACAGCTCAGCGTGAAAAAGAAATGAGGATAAGAAATGAGGGAGGAACTTATATACGAGAGCCTGGAAAACGGGGAAAAAACGGTTTACACGACATCTCTGGAATAGAAACAGAGAGAATGAATATTGATTTAGAGGGTCATCATCATCATTAATTATTTATTATGGAAACTAAAGATAAAATAATTGAAAAAGTTGGATGGGTTACAAAAATGAAATCAACCCCACCTTTAACACAGGAATACATAAATAGTAAATATTTGCAATTCAAGAATATGGTTAACTTTTTGCAATCAAAAAATTTAACAACAAGAATCATTCTAGCTGAAGATGACACAGTTAGCGATGAATCTGAGCTTAAGTTTGGTGACTTAACAGAGGAAGGTTTAGAATTTTATAAAAGAGCAATTATTCCTTGGAAAAAGAAGATAGATAAAAGTTCGGATAAATTAAAAGAGATAAACAATGTCTCCTTTTTGGAAAAAAAATATAGCGGGTTTATAAAAGAATAAACTAAATTGCAAAAGTGGAAAATACTTTGATTGCCTATGATTTCCACCGCAATTTTTCCAAGGGTAATATAGAAATGAACTCTATAGGCGAGATTATAACTACATGGCATGTGGCAATATCATTGCGCAGATTTTGATAAATTTATTGAAGGCTTAAATCAAATTAATTACAAACCTAAACAGTTATAATGGGTAATGAGTTATTGAACAAATATAATAGTGGTCAGGAAAAGAGTGTTTGGCAAGAAATAGGTAAATTAACATTTATTGAATTAGATGATAATAAACAAACAGAGATTAAAGAAATCCTAAGCCAAACAATTTCTTTAACCCGTATTAACATTGAGTTGATCATTCAGAAAATTCAGACTGATAACAGATTTACATTAAGGAATGCCAGCGACCTTACACCATCAACTGACATTAAAAAATTAGTCAATATAGTAAAACCGTTTGGTTTCTTACCACTTTCCTTTTTAGAACTTTACAAGTATATAAAAAATGTAAGCCTTATACTTGATACCGGTTTTCAAAAAAAATACCCGTATTCAGACCCCATATACATTGAATCAATCAGCAATATTTTAGAAATATGTGGGGATGGCAGCTGGCAGGAAGATATGGAGGAAAATGAAGAAGAAGCCCTTCCGGTCTATTTATACTTCTCTCCCGATTATTATCACAAGGATGGTGTTAGTGGAGGCGAGCCCTATGGTATTGAAATATCCAAAACCCAAAAAGTTGATGGTACCGTTTTTAATACTCCCTATGGTGAAATTCCATTCATAGAATATTTAAGAATTTGTTTTGACCATGTTGGGTTCCCTGGAATTGATAAAACTGAAAACCCATTTAAAGATGTTGCAGCAGAACTAAATCATATATAAGTTATTCCTGAAGCTGACCATAAAACAGAAGAAAGCATCAAAGAAAACAGGAACTGTTTAAAAATAGAATCACCTGGTTGTACAAAGCCAACAGTTTCGTACCTTTCACCTAAAGTCTATTAAATAATTACACAATACTATTGTATATTTGGCAATAAATACCAATTGATGGCCAAACCAGTATTAAAGATTCAAGGATATCAACCTGAAGATATTAAAGCTTTATTGAGAAAAGACGAGCGTTATACAATTGGACTACGTTTGTACGCGATCTACCAGGTTTCATTAGGCCAACCCAGCCGGAAGTTAGAAGAGCTGTACAATACCAGTTTTAAACAAATTACAAATTGGGTGCATCGTTTCGAACAGGAAGGGATAGAAGGTTTGAAAGATAAAAGAGGTCGGGGCCGCAAGTCAAAGCTTGATGAGGAGCAATTAGAAAGGATAAAGCAACTACTTTTAAATGAATCACCGATTGATTTTGGCTTCAATACAGCTACATGGACCGGCCCCCTGGTAATAGATTGGATCAGAAAGTATTTTGGATTGGAGTATAAGAAGGCCCAGATCTACAACATCCTAAAATCGCTGGGCTTCAGTTATCAAAAGGAAAGGGAATATTCCCGGAAGCAGGCCAAGAGAAGCAGGAAGCCTTTAAAAAAGGGTTAAAAAAAACTGTTCGAAGAAAAGGCTGATGCAGTTTTGCTTTATGAAGATGAGTTTTCATTGTCCAATACAGCAACAGTTGGTTATCAATGGTCGGCGAAAGGCAAACAACCACATATATCCTGCAAACAAAGTAAAAGAGAGCGTCAAACAGCCTTTGGCTACCTGAATTATAATACAGGACAAATGACAGTAGTTTTGCCGACCGAGGCAATAGTAAACATTCAAAAAGTTTCTGCATAAGGTGCTGTCTGAATATAGGGATGTATCGAAAATTATTAGGGTATTGGACAATGTAGCCTATCATCATGCCAATAAAATCAAAGACCCGTGCAAGCCCATCCCAAATTGGAATTGTATTTTTTACCTCCATACAACCCTGAACTGAATGCTGTAGAAAGAGCCTGGTGGTATATGAGAAAGAAAACAACACACAACCGGCTTGTTAAAAACCTAAAAGAACGAAAAATAGCATTTTGAAAAATGTTCTCACATTATCAAAAACCAAACAAGGAAATCAAAACTATTTGTGAAGTCAATTATTAGACTCTATATAAAACTGATTCCGGCGTAATAGTATACCAGCCTGGTCTTCATTCTGCACAAAAAAACGCGAAGCCGTACGCTTCGCGTTAAAAGAAATTTACCCGGATGCAACTGATCCATCCCGGAAGCAACTGCTATACCTGAAAGTCCCACCATTTTTGCTCAGACTGCGCTGAAGCCACCACATTATCAATAAAGGCCATTCCACGTACCCCATCTTCTACAGTAGGAAAATCGAGGCTTTCTTTTGAAGGAACCTCGTTGTTCAGTTTAGCCTGTAATGTCTGTGCAAAATTTTTATAGTGATTGGCAAAAGCTTCAAGGTACCCCTCGGGATGCCCGGCAGGTGTACGGGTATTATGTTTCGCATAATCGCCCATATATCCGCTGCCGGTACGATACATTTGTGTAGGTGCATCCAGCCATTTTACCAGCATGGTATTGGGTTCCTGCTGGTGCCATTCCAGCCCGCCTTTTTCTCCATACACCTTTATCTTTAAAGCATTCTCCTCACCGGCAGCCACCTGGCTGGCAATCAGCACCCCCGATGCCCCGTTGTCAAACTTTAACAGCAGGGCCCCGTCATCATCCAGCCTGCGGCCTTCCACAACCGTGTTCAGGTCTGCGCAGATCTTAGAGATCTTTAAACCCGTAATATATTCAGCAAGATTTGCGGCATGGGTGCCTATATCGCCCATACAACCGCTCTTACCGCTTTTACTGGGATCAGTGCGCCAGGCAGCCTGCGCATTGCCTTCCCGCTCCGTAAGCCGGCTCAGCCAGCCCTGCGGGTATTCCACATACACTTTTCTTATTTTTCCAAAAGCGCCCTCAGCCACCATCTGGCGCGCCTGTTTTACCATTGGGTAGCCCGTATACGTATGGGTTAAGCAAAGCAGCAGTCCGGTTTCGTTTACTTTTTGCTGCAATTGTTTTGCTTCGTCAAGACTAAATACCATTGGTTTTTCAATTACCACATGAAAGCCGTGCTCCAGGGCCATCATAGCCGGCGCAAAGTGCACAAAATTGGGAGTTACAATGGATACAAAATGCATGCGCCTGTCTTCCGGCAGTTCCCGTTCTTTTTTAATCATTTCTTCATAGCTGGTATAAATACGGTCTTCGGGCAGGTACAGCATCCTGCCGGATTCCCTGGCAACATCAGGATGCTCGCTCAATGCACCGCAGCACAATTCAATTTGTCCGTCCATATTTAAACCGAGGCGGTGCACAGCACCAATAAAAGCATCTTTACCACCGCCAATCATACCCACACGCAATTTCTCTCTTTTCATATAGTAATTTTTAGTTAAAAGGAATGGTTACGAATATACATATTTCTGCCTAAAACAAAGGGCTCCGGCAAACAGCTCCCGGGATGAACGCATACATCTGTAAACAATTATGCCACAGATGCACGAATCAATAAAATACATTTTTCCCTTCTAAAATGGGCACCAATAGCGCCAAATGGCAACCTTTTGTGGCGATTGACAAAAGGTTGAAAAGAAAATAGATGAGTTGATGGTCTGGTATTGTATCAATACTCCGCAACTCATCCGAAAGTTCGGATAAGACAATAAATCACAATTACTGCACGAACCCCCTGCTAATAGGAGAAAAAGTTGTGTATGCAGCATAGCCGTCCGGTCAGGTGGGCATTCGCGGCATTGTGAATTACCTTTATTCATAGCCCATTTCAGTAAAAAATAAAGTGATGCGCCTGGCCTGAGACAGATTCCACTTTTTCTGAGCTATTATTTAGCAGGGGCTCTCAACGGCACTGCATCTGGCAGCACCGGTTCCCCGCCCGGCTCCTATACTGCCGTTCCGGCAGGGATATCCGCCTAAGCGGGGCAGCCCCTCTGCTCTGGTGCCAATGGCATCTGTTGCCGACTCCTGTTATGAACCGGTGCTGCAAATCTTTTTTCTACCACTAAAAAAAGAACGATATTGCGGCGGAATTGTTAAATGATGAAGACCTTTATAGCTACTGCTCTTATATGCATTTTATTGATAGCATGTCAGCAGCCCCATAAAAAAAGCACCAATACCCCACCGGTAGCCGTGGATACCGCCGCTGAAAAGCTACCCCCGGCACAACCGGAGCTTCCCCGGCTTACCTACTCTTTTATAAAAAAGAAAGTATGGCAATCCATGAAAGACAGTTTTCCGGGAGCCGCGCATCTTGATATCCTGACGGCAATTAACAGAACGGATTCTGCTCATATACGTAACCTGGACAGCATTCTGGTACCAAGCGATTATTCATTGCCGCTAACAGCCTATCTGCCTTTCCCAACGGAGGCCGGTTTTTTAAGCGATGTTCATAAAATCATTGTATTTTCTATACCCGCACAGGCCTTTGCTGCCTATGAGAACGGGAAACTGGTGTGGACAGGGCAAACCAATAGCGGGCGTAAAACAAAGCCCACCCCACCCCGTTTGTATTTTACCAACTGGAAGGCCAGGCAAACCATCAGCACGGTCAGTGACGAGTGGAAGCTGAAATGGAATTTTAATATACACAACACCTGGGGCATCGGGTTTCATGAATACGGGCTGCCAGGCTATCCTGCTTCTCACAGTTGTATGCGTTTACAGGAAAAAGATGCAAAATTCCTGTATTACTGGGCCGATCAGTGGATCCTTAAAGGCAATCAGTTACTTGCCTGCGGAACACCTGTAGTGGTTTATGGCACTTATCCCTTCAGTCAGCCCCGCCCCTGGTTCCGGCTGGCCGATGATCCGTCTGCATTAACCATTTCCGCCGGCCTTCTCAAAAATCAGGTAGCACCTTATATTCCGGAAATAATAAAGAGACAGCAGCAAAGGGATTCTGTAATAACAGGCATCTGAGTATGCGGTCCGCTTTGCCATTTTGCGGCGCACTTTGTTTTCAGATCAAAAAAAAGGGATACGGATTAAAAAAGAAATGCTCCAAGCAGCAGGTTTTGGTCGCATTCATTTTAGAAATAGTCAACCTTCTCTATAAGCAATTACAATTGCTAAATTATAATGAATCCTCACGCTGTTATGTTTTTTTCGGTAGAATAAGCCGTTACCGCTGCGAATACGGCAGTTTTTTCGCCGGGAGCTGTTAAATGCCCTTCTTTGTATGCTCAGAATACCACCTCAGCCCCCCCAACGGGGTAGCCCTGGCAGGCCAGTACCCTGCCTGCCGCCACTTCTTTATCAGCAAGCACTTCATTGTAAGCCATCCATATGTTTCCCTTTGTACAGGTAGCCACGGCAGCTTCCGCACCGGCCGGATACACAACTATAAGGCACCATAATACGAACTGATTTGCCGCCTCAGTTGGCGTTCCGGTACTTCCAGCCGGTTACTGAACATAAAATGAATGTTCAGCCGGTCTTTATTATTTTCCTGCAGTTGCTTCAGCGCATGATAAAAGATCGTATCCTTTTCTGACCGGTTGCTGTAAAGCAGAATGATCTTTGCCTGCGGGGCACCCAGGAGGGTCCTGATCAATGAATAGCAGGGCGTAATGCCGCTGCCGGCAGCAAGAAAACAACGTTTTTCTTTCTGTCTGTCAGGGTAAAACAAAATAACCGCTAATGCCGGTTGTTTCCAGAACAGCCCCTTCAGCAGTTTTATAGATCAGCTGCCTGCTGAATTCCCCGTTATCCGGCTTCTTAACCGTAAATGATAAAAAGTCGTCTGTATACGGGCTTGGCGAAAGAGAAAAGGACCGGCGCTGCTCGCCCAGGTAGTTATAGAACACCAGTGTGATGAACTGCCCCGACCGGTAAACAGACTTCCATCCTTCCAAAGGCGCCACAACAAAGGTTTTGGCATCAGCAGTTTCAGCTTTTTTAATATTGTGCCATTCATCCGGCTAAAAATACTAAACAGATCCGGCATGTTACAGGTTGTATAAAACACATTGGCGCGGTAAAACCACGCCAATTTTTATACCACGAAAAAAACACCTGATGTATTGTTGTTTTATATACTGGACCTGTTCAGACCTTTAGAGTTCATCATAAACAGACTGCTTCTTTTCTTTGCATCAGTACCAATAAAAAAAGCTGCAAAAGATCAGCAAACAGCCTGACAATATAAAGATAATGCTTATTAAAGCCCGGACAGAACAGGAATTGTCCAAAAGGCTATAACGATCGTCCAACAAGGCAATTGTGAGGCTGAAACAATCAGCCCCTGAAGCAGATACAACCGCCCCATTTCTGACCCTACGCCGGGATATGCTCACAAAGCAACCGCTTTGTGCCTGAGCACAGCAACAGGATCGCCTTCTGTAAAACAACGTATAATTGACCCTGAAATACGTAAGTTTGCAGGAACAGCAAAACCAAAATAACCCAACGCCGCCACATGAAAAGAATAATTTTTCTTCTAAGCCTGATAATGTTCCTGCTTTCAACAGGATGCCATACAGGATCTTTCAGAAATTATTCAAATGCTGCCAGTGAAGAATATTATGATACAACCGTAGCACCTCCCTATGTTTCAAAGCAGGACGCTGCTATTCAACCGGACAATTGCACCCGTGGCACTCCTACACCTGTTGTTAAAAAATCGGTTTATTCCAATGCCCGTTTTATCCTGAAGAAGGATAGCCTTACAGGTATTGAAACCGTATCCTTAAAAAATAATGACCGGCTTACCATTACCAATACCGGATGCGAGTATTATACCCTTATTTTT
This window encodes:
- a CDS encoding ferredoxin reductase domain-containing protein — protein: MFYPDRQKEKRCFLAAGSGITPCYSLIRTLLGAPQAKIILLYSNRSEKDTIFYHALKQLQENNKDRLNIHFMFSNRLEVPERQLRRQISSYYGAL
- a CDS encoding L,D-transpeptidase produces the protein MIACQQPHKKSTNTPPVAVDTAAEKLPPAQPELPRLTYSFIKKKVWQSMKDSFPGAAHLDILTAINRTDSAHIRNLDSILVPSDYSLPLTAYLPFPTEAGFLSDVHKIIVFSIPAQAFAAYENGKLVWTGQTNSGRKTKPTPPRLYFTNWKARQTISTVSDEWKLKWNFNIHNTWGIGFHEYGLPGYPASHSCMRLQEKDAKFLYYWADQWILKGNQLLACGTPVVVYGTYPFSQPRPWFRLADDPSALTISAGLLKNQVAPYIPEIIKRQQQRDSVITGI
- a CDS encoding 2Fe-2S iron-sulfur cluster-binding protein, with the protein product MVPYSCVSGRCGSCRGYLYKGKHMDGLQ
- a CDS encoding DUF6531 domain-containing protein, giving the protein MSNAMNSAAHGLEQTFGEVSNGIQHIQGAMASILPSFPGVSAGKILDLAIGLDFEPTVMPPCPVFPVPHCGLVFDPFALIMGAIASAMPAKPTSLLGKIAAAILDFLRPSVQANNLWICNAGTSVYHLPAFLIHLIPLAKPFSSSELWMGSSTVLANGGPFSTQFHPTLSCNLVGSPSLPRKNKPPKLKYPLMLPTSILICIFSGSGKILAGGPPTIDLFALAMHLGLKGLGKATQKGIDKIPSKYSKLADKLQAVQCKVFGEPVDAVTGSVIATNTDFELPGPLPLQWTRYYYSDAEVEGPLGFNWHHHYNMGLYDMDNGYITLRLADGREATFPKVHISEVFYNREEQLFFRQDEKGFFVTDAEKLVYRFEGAKNKDGYAMLSSVTNAAGFSIRFSYNLKGQLKRIIDSCRRILQVENDQLGRITRIYTVLEDREVNFIQYSYDAAGNMVKTLDVIGAEKHFYYEGHLLAQLTNQSGMNFYWEYEGKGDDARCIHTWGDEGVLEYWAEYKDGVTVTRNSLGHTAEYYYHPNRLIYKIVDENGGITRQSWNKFRELEITINPEGGVVKYDYNEYGKLVAVTNENRQNNNYQYDDRQNLKYTSSFGNHSAFYFYDEQNRLTCRRSSEGRAIHYHYEGPYLTQIKDHGGRTVNFTYDEHNNITKATYYNGLEEHWSYDGLGYITRYTDVRGNSTECKNDDAGNVIYLKEADGNEHHFKYDTSYNLVDAKDRFHHVQFEYGPLGVLRKRIQNNRTVQFNYDTELQLRSIANEGGELYKFGLDGMGNVVNEWGFDGLHRRYLRDGNGRVTKVLRPGERWTQYSYDGVGNIVQEEHSDGSMAAYKYNADSLLIEAFNNDSHIRLTRERNGRIVKETQGAYAVTRKYDVDGNCLHIGSNLGADIQMQYDRQNGLTGITAITAPDQGTPGEASWAAAIHRDATGLELHRQLSGNVGVKTERDRLGRVTRRSIGAHNAEQSRTRYDWGMGNKLNRIVNELDKTSTLFEYDAFDNLISGTYENKNGVTETIYRVPDKIGNLFKTRDRSDRKYSKGGRLQEDDKYVYHYDGEGNIIFKEFKSNPNTAAIVHTEYARKHSLDFKRSGTGWIYEWAGNGLLRKVINPGGKEIEFFYDPLGRRIAKIAYDKNARFYEENTGVVTRWVWDGNVPLHEWKYEGTYPPKKSVDEEGIKEEQEPVENTITWLYEANSFVPCAKLIDNEQYSIVTDYLGTPTHAYNGSGEKVWERELDIYGAVKKETGKKGLVPQLYQGQYVDEDTGLAYNRFRYYDNESGNYISQDPIGLGGGNKFYAYVHDVNSWTDSLGLDPIKNKVDGDAREKIAREQLQKEHPNAKIVKERYLRDANGKSVKDSLTGERRRIDLVVIEDGKVTKVVEVTSHTADKTAQREKEMRIRNEGGTYIREPGKRGKNGLHDISGIETERMNIDLEGHHHH
- a CDS encoding Gfo/Idh/MocA family protein, translated to MKREKLRVGMIGGGKDAFIGAVHRLGLNMDGQIELCCGALSEHPDVARESGRMLYLPEDRIYTSYEEMIKKERELPEDRRMHFVSIVTPNFVHFAPAMMALEHGFHVVIEKPMVFSLDEAKQLQQKVNETGLLLCLTHTYTGYPMVKQARQMVAEGAFGKIRKVYVEYPQGWLSRLTEREGNAQAAWRTDPSKSGKSGCMGDIGTHAANLAEYITGLKISKICADLNTVVEGRRLDDDGALLLKFDNGASGVLIASQVAAGEENALKIKVYGEKGGLEWHQQEPNTMLVKWLDAPTQMYRTGSGYMGDYAKHNTRTPAGHPEGYLEAFANHYKNFAQTLQAKLNNEVPSKESLDFPTVEDGVRGMAFIDNVVASAQSEQKWWDFQV
- a CDS encoding transposase, encoding MQAHPKLELYFLPPYNPELNAVERAWWYMRKKTTHNRLVKNLKERKIAF
- a CDS encoding helix-turn-helix domain-containing protein produces the protein MAKPVLKIQGYQPEDIKALLRKDERYTIGLRLYAIYQVSLGQPSRKLEELYNTSFKQITNWVHRFEQEGIEGLKDKRGRGRKSKLDEEQLERIKQLLLNESPIDFGFNTATWTGPLVIDWIRKYFGLEYKKAQIYNILKSLGFSYQKEREYSRKQAKRSRKPLKKG